A stretch of Desulfobacter hydrogenophilus DNA encodes these proteins:
- a CDS encoding O-antigen ligase family protein, giving the protein MTHLFKFMKKMASLLQPSIAAQKTDYNVNNRLEEIVVFLMLLVIFLNPFPHTTFLDQLFFYAAILPMIAIARNKFDGFYYNTPLLYALVLFLFWAAISVIFALDKQDSARDLYSHLIRYLIFYLVVINLFGTKKRLLLLAGCVVLSEFIFAVGALVFYYGIMGHDFATRFLIGLKAVAPDAVPFGFTLGIFLAVWLIQICRNKFQRSFLAVAIMVLVISTIATQSRGAILTLCIAFPVQLWDHKKILSFLMITIILIIALSPMQNRIQAKLFEDDARKGLILYSIEIIKDYPILGTGFSIDTFRNPEFIDKETYSSQIPEKYRKNRFDRPHNMFLSMATRTGLVGMLLYAGLFAVCIFMCCRLILYEKNLFIQSLSRCCLALLTMFLANGVLQVMTTHFIDMVQFIIFSLLTVIWKIRKDRPESEI; this is encoded by the coding sequence TTAATGTTGCTTGTTATTTTTTTAAATCCATTCCCCCACACAACATTTTTAGATCAACTATTTTTTTATGCTGCCATTTTGCCCATGATAGCCATAGCACGAAATAAATTTGACGGTTTTTATTATAACACGCCCCTGCTCTACGCATTGGTCTTATTTCTTTTCTGGGCCGCAATAAGTGTTATTTTTGCGTTGGATAAACAGGATAGCGCCCGCGACCTATACTCTCATTTGATTCGTTATTTAATCTTTTATCTGGTCGTCATAAATTTATTCGGCACAAAAAAACGTTTATTATTGCTTGCCGGTTGTGTTGTTCTCTCGGAATTTATTTTTGCCGTGGGTGCTTTAGTTTTTTATTATGGCATAATGGGGCATGATTTCGCTACTCGTTTTCTTATTGGACTTAAAGCAGTTGCCCCGGATGCGGTTCCTTTTGGGTTTACGTTGGGTATTTTTCTGGCCGTGTGGTTGATTCAAATATGCCGGAATAAATTTCAACGTTCTTTTCTGGCAGTGGCAATTATGGTTTTAGTCATATCTACTATTGCAACCCAGTCAAGGGGGGCCATCTTGACGCTTTGCATCGCATTTCCTGTACAGCTGTGGGATCACAAAAAAATTTTAAGCTTTTTGATGATTACCATAATTTTAATTATAGCACTAAGCCCTATGCAAAACAGGATTCAGGCTAAGCTCTTTGAAGATGATGCCAGAAAAGGCTTAATTCTGTATTCAATAGAGATAATAAAAGATTATCCTATTTTAGGAACTGGATTTTCAATTGATACTTTCCGGAATCCTGAATTTATTGATAAAGAAACATATAGTTCCCAGATACCTGAAAAATACAGAAAGAATAGATTTGACCGGCCCCATAATATGTTTTTGAGCATGGCTACCAGGACAGGTCTTGTGGGGATGCTACTGTATGCCGGATTATTTGCCGTTTGCATATTCATGTGTTGCCGGCTGATTTTATATGAGAAAAATTTATTCATACAAAGCCTCTCAAGATGTTGTCTTGCACTTTTAACCATGTTTCTGGCAAATGGCGTTTTGCAGGTCATGACCACGCATTTTATTGATATGGTCCAATTTATAATTTTTTCTTTACTTACTGTGATATGGAAAATCAGGAAAGACAGACCGGAATCTGAAATATGA